The following DNA comes from Enterocloster bolteae.
ATTGCGGATGAGCCCACAACGGCTCTGGATGTGACCATCCAGGCCCAGATTCTGGATTTGATTCGCGAGATGAACGAGGAGCTTCACTCCTCGGTTTTGTTCATTACCCATGATTTGGGAGTGGTGAGCGAGCTGTGCGATACGGTCATTGTCATGTATACGGGCCATATCGTGGAGCAGGCGCCGGCCGGGGAACTGTTCCGGGATCCCAAGCATCCATATACCATTGGGCTGCTGAATGCCATACCTGTCATCACAAAGGACAGGAAGCCATTGTCCACCATAGAGGGGATGGTGCCCAACCCCACGGAGCGGATCAAGGGGTGCAGCTTCTGGCCCAGGTGTCCTCATGCCACAGAGCGGTGCAGGACAGTCAGTCCGCCCATGAAGCAGCTTTCAGAGGAGCGGAAGGTCCGCTGCTGGCTGTTTGAAGACCAGGCTGCGGGGAAGGAGGCTTAATGTATGGCACAGAATCCGAACAGAGACATAAACGAAAGTATAAATGAAGACAAGAACAATAGGGAAGTGCTGGTTAAGGCCGACCATGTAAAGGTATATTTTAAGGGAAAGGATAAGAAGTCCGGGACCGTGAAGGCGGTGGACGACGTAAGCTTCCACATCATGAAGGGTGAGACCTTTGGCGTGGTGGGGGAGAGCGGCTGCGGCAAGAGTACCCTGGGCAGGGCCCTTGTCCGCCTCTTGAAACCAACGGAGGGCCACATTTATATGGGCGGAACGGACATAGCAGGGCTAAAGGGAGCAGATTTAAAGAAAATGCGCAGGAAAGTCCAGATTATATTCCAGGACCCCTCTGCCTGTCTGAATCCCAGGCGTACCGTACGCCAGATTCTGATGGAACCCTTTGAGATACACGGGATGAAGGGGAAGATGGATGTGGAGGCCCGCATTATGAAGCTCCTTAACCTGGTGGGACTGGATTTGTACTGTCTGAGCAGGTATCCCCATGAGCTGTCAGGAGGACAGAAGCAGCGTATCGGCATAGCCAGGGCGCTGGCTCTGGAGCCGGATATCATTATCTGCGATGAGGCAGTATCCGCGCTGGATGTATCGGTTCAGGCCCAGGTGCTGAACCTGCTCCAGGAGTTAAAGGAAAAGCTGGGACTGACCTATTTCTTCATTTCCCATAATCTGAACGTGGTCTACCAGGTCAGCGACCGGGTGGGGGTCATGTATCTTGGTAATATGGTGGAGATTGCTGATTATGATAAGCTGTATGAAAAGCGTTATCACCCGTATACGGAGGCGCTGTTATCAGCCATTCCCCAGGTGGACCAGGGTGTGAAAACAGAGCGGATCCATCTGGAGGGGGAGGTTCCCAGTCCGTCGGATCCGCCCTCAGGCTGCCGGTTCCATACACGCTGTCCCAAGGCCTGCGACAGGTGCCGCCAGGAAGTGCCCCGGTTAAAGGAAGTGGCTGAAGGGCATTTTGTGGCCTGCCACCTGTATTAGGGCTTCACCGGCCTGAAGATTCTGGTCTGAAGACACCGGCCTGAGGAAACACGGAACCAGTAAAAGATTGTAATATGGAGACACTGCCAGAACACTGGCATCTCAATAAACCTAGAGGAGGTCTATTATGAAAAAGAAGTTATTGACTGCGGCTCTGTGCCTTGCAGTTTCATTTGCCTTAAGCGCATGCGGAGGCAATGGCGCAGACGGCACAACGGCCGGCAAGACAGACACCGCCACTGAGGGGGCTTCACAGGCAGCCGGTTCCAATACGGTTGTGGTAGCCATGGGCTCCGGATTTTCCACCCTGGACCCAGGGTATGTATATGAGAAGTATCCGCCTCTCATTGTCAATGCCTGTTACGAGAACCTGTTTAAGTTCTACAGCAATGACAGCGCGCCGGAGCCTTGTCTGGCCGATACCTATGAATTTTCAGAGGACGGTCTCACACTGACCGTTAAGCTGAAACAGGATGTGACATTTGCCAGCGGCAATTCCATGACCAGCGCGGATGTTCTTTTCAGCATCAACCGCTGCAAAAACCTTCAGGGAAACCCATCCTTTATCTGCGATACCATTGAGAGCATGGAAGCCCCTGACGATTACACGGTGGTGTTCCATCTGACCCAGCCTGACAGCGCTATTCTGTCCAAGCTGACCTACAGCTCCACGGCTGTTCTGGACAGCGCGGTTGTGAAGGAGCACGGCGGCACGGACGCAGAGGACGCGTCATCCGCCGATACAGCCCAGTCTTATCTGGATACGGCCAGCGCGGGTTCCGGCATGTATGTGATGACCAGCTATATTCCGGACCAGGAAGTTGTTCTGGAAAAGAATCCCAATTACTGGGGAGAAGCCACTAATGTTGACAAGTTCATTATTAAGATACAGCCTGATGCCAACACACAGATGATGACATTGTCCGGCGGGGATATTGATGTGGCCATGAACATGACAGACGACACCATGTCCGAGCTGGAAGGCGCTGAGAATATTTCCATTATCAACGGAGCAACCAAGACAGTTGGATTTGTGATGATGAACATGGATGAAGCCTACGGCGGCCCTGTGTCCAACCCCCAGGTCCAGAATGCCATCCGCAAGGCCCTGGATTACACCGGTATCCAGACTATCTGCGGAAGCGGCACCATCACTCCTTATGATATCATCCAGGTGGGTTTCATGGGAAGCAAGGGCGAGAGGCCTGCTGACTATACAAATCTGGAGGAAGCAAAGGCGTTGCTGGCAGAGGCAGGATACCCGGACGGATTTGATGTGGACCTGACTGTGACAGACCTGGATATGGAGGGAATTCTCCTGACAGACCTGGCCCAGAAGATTAAGGATGACCTGTCACAGGTGGGAATCAATGTAAATATTGTTTCACAGCCATGGGCAGCAGGATACGGCGATGCTTACCGCGACGGAACCCTGGGCTTTACGGTTATGTACTGGGGAACCGATTATAACGACCCCAATGTGCAGCTGGAATTCCTTCCGGGCGGAGTGGTTGGAAAGAGGGCCGGATGGAGCGCCGACATGGATCCGGAGCTGGCAGCCATGTATGAAAAAACCATGTCTGCAACGGACAATGACGCGCGTATCGCTGTTCTGGAGGAAATCCAGGATGCAATGTACGAGCATGGGCCCTTCATTATGGTGGCGCAGGCTCCGTCCCATATCGGCTATAACACCAGGCTGGAGGGAGTGGCCATATCAGACCCCTATGCCCTGGATCTGACTCTGATTAACGTGAAGTAATAATGTTATATACGGAACTGTTTTGCGGGCAGGCAGATATCTTCCTGCCCGCAGGCTCCGTAAACAGTGCTGTCTGGCGCCGGCCCCGGTCAGGTCAG
Coding sequences within:
- a CDS encoding ABC transporter substrate-binding protein — protein: MKKKLLTAALCLAVSFALSACGGNGADGTTAGKTDTATEGASQAAGSNTVVVAMGSGFSTLDPGYVYEKYPPLIVNACYENLFKFYSNDSAPEPCLADTYEFSEDGLTLTVKLKQDVTFASGNSMTSADVLFSINRCKNLQGNPSFICDTIESMEAPDDYTVVFHLTQPDSAILSKLTYSSTAVLDSAVVKEHGGTDAEDASSADTAQSYLDTASAGSGMYVMTSYIPDQEVVLEKNPNYWGEATNVDKFIIKIQPDANTQMMTLSGGDIDVAMNMTDDTMSELEGAENISIINGATKTVGFVMMNMDEAYGGPVSNPQVQNAIRKALDYTGIQTICGSGTITPYDIIQVGFMGSKGERPADYTNLEEAKALLAEAGYPDGFDVDLTVTDLDMEGILLTDLAQKIKDDLSQVGINVNIVSQPWAAGYGDAYRDGTLGFTVMYWGTDYNDPNVQLEFLPGGVVGKRAGWSADMDPELAAMYEKTMSATDNDARIAVLEEIQDAMYEHGPFIMVAQAPSHIGYNTRLEGVAISDPYALDLTLINVK
- a CDS encoding ABC transporter ATP-binding protein → MAQNPNRDINESINEDKNNREVLVKADHVKVYFKGKDKKSGTVKAVDDVSFHIMKGETFGVVGESGCGKSTLGRALVRLLKPTEGHIYMGGTDIAGLKGADLKKMRRKVQIIFQDPSACLNPRRTVRQILMEPFEIHGMKGKMDVEARIMKLLNLVGLDLYCLSRYPHELSGGQKQRIGIARALALEPDIIICDEAVSALDVSVQAQVLNLLQELKEKLGLTYFFISHNLNVVYQVSDRVGVMYLGNMVEIADYDKLYEKRYHPYTEALLSAIPQVDQGVKTERIHLEGEVPSPSDPPSGCRFHTRCPKACDRCRQEVPRLKEVAEGHFVACHLY